Proteins from one Paraburkholderia acidisoli genomic window:
- a CDS encoding darcynin family protein, whose amino-acid sequence MSQAATPAAEFQPALTVFMLVKSRREWLALDSNARGRMLREHVEPVLAQHRDSVRLRAYDVEFYATRVTDVWMWEAADHQAYEAVVEALRDTPFWDHLFDIVEILPGSSNAYGKQ is encoded by the coding sequence ATGTCCCAAGCCGCCACGCCCGCCGCCGAATTCCAACCCGCGCTCACCGTGTTCATGCTCGTGAAAAGCCGCCGCGAATGGCTCGCGCTCGATAGCAACGCGCGCGGCCGTATGCTGCGCGAGCACGTCGAACCGGTCCTCGCGCAACACCGCGACAGCGTGCGCCTGCGCGCCTACGACGTGGAGTTCTACGCCACCCGCGTGACGGACGTCTGGATGTGGGAGGCCGCCGATCATCAGGCCTACGAAGCGGTGGTCGAGGCGCTGCGCGATACGCCGTTCTGGGACCACTTGTTCGATATCGTTGAAATCTTGCCGGGTTCGTCGAACGCTTACGGCAAACAATAA
- a CDS encoding universal stress protein, whose product MYKQILVAVDGSRSGRRALDEAVKIAQATGGTIEALCVVQHPSRPVDVNPGFAEEPTRHEAARDAATAALDEAKTVLAQAHVTGTTRAADANGEEIAAVIYRIAAEEDADLVVMGTRGLSGVKRLLLGSVAETFLRMADRPVMLVRDEAAPAASAS is encoded by the coding sequence ATGTACAAGCAGATTCTGGTGGCCGTGGACGGCAGCCGCAGCGGCCGGCGCGCGCTCGACGAAGCCGTGAAGATCGCGCAGGCCACGGGCGGCACGATCGAGGCGCTGTGCGTGGTGCAGCATCCGTCACGGCCCGTCGACGTCAACCCGGGATTCGCCGAGGAACCGACGCGCCACGAAGCCGCGCGCGACGCCGCGACGGCCGCGCTCGACGAGGCCAAAACGGTGCTTGCGCAAGCGCACGTGACGGGCACCACACGCGCCGCCGATGCGAACGGCGAGGAGATCGCCGCCGTGATCTATCGTATCGCGGCTGAGGAAGACGCCGATCTCGTGGTGATGGGCACGCGCGGCTTGTCGGGCGTGAAGCGCCTGTTGCTCGGCAGCGTGGCCGAAACGTTCTTGCGCATGGCCGATCGTCCGGTGATGCTGGTGCGCGACGAGGCCGCGCCTGCTGCATCGGCAAGCTGA
- a CDS encoding BON domain-containing protein: protein MKRIQIIKTAAGAACMTFALLASAQTTTAPAGSSETVGQHVDDATVTTKVKAELLGAKNVKSTHIHVKTHNGVVSLTGTVPSAQDRDNAKQVVEGVTGVASVKNHLKVAAGS, encoded by the coding sequence ATGAAGCGCATCCAGATCATCAAGACCGCCGCCGGCGCAGCCTGCATGACGTTCGCCCTTCTCGCCAGCGCCCAGACCACGACGGCGCCCGCGGGCAGTTCGGAGACGGTCGGCCAGCACGTCGACGACGCGACCGTCACGACCAAGGTGAAGGCCGAACTGCTCGGCGCGAAGAACGTCAAGTCGACGCACATTCACGTGAAGACCCACAACGGCGTGGTCTCGCTGACGGGCACGGTGCCGAGCGCACAAGATCGCGACAACGCCAAGCAAGTGGTGGAAGGCGTGACGGGCGTCGCGTCGGTCAAGAACCACCTGAAGGTCGCCGCAGGCAGCTAA
- a CDS encoding acetyltransferase has product MAHFDVFNGDADGICALHQLRLARPREATLVTGAKRDIALVERVPAQAGDSLTVLDISFDVNRKALAALLAKDVTVEYFDHHHVGDLPMSRNLVAHIDTTAQVCTSVLVDRHLAGRHRPWAIAAAWGDNLPDTARALAQQAGIGETQLEQLRELGESINYNAYGDCVDDLVIAPADLYARIQPYADPFAFVAAEPVVAQLARCRHDDLELAQTITPMLALQYGSVCVLPDEPWARRVRGVFANLLANEEPTRAHAVLSVNADGNYAVSVRAPLRKPQGADEVCRAFPGGNGRVGAAGIDCLDAKRIDAFVTAFARVFGRAKV; this is encoded by the coding sequence ATGGCGCATTTCGACGTATTCAACGGCGACGCGGACGGCATCTGCGCGCTGCATCAACTGCGGCTCGCAAGGCCGCGCGAAGCGACGCTCGTCACGGGCGCAAAGCGCGACATCGCGCTCGTCGAACGCGTGCCCGCGCAGGCCGGCGACTCGCTCACGGTGCTCGACATCTCGTTCGACGTGAACCGCAAGGCGCTCGCCGCGCTGCTCGCGAAGGACGTCACGGTCGAATACTTCGATCATCATCATGTGGGCGACTTGCCCATGAGCCGCAACCTCGTCGCGCATATCGACACCACGGCGCAAGTCTGTACCAGTGTGCTCGTCGACCGGCATCTCGCGGGGCGGCACCGTCCGTGGGCAATCGCCGCCGCATGGGGCGACAACCTGCCCGACACGGCGCGCGCGCTCGCGCAGCAGGCGGGCATCGGCGAAACGCAGCTCGAACAACTGCGCGAACTCGGCGAGTCGATCAATTACAACGCCTATGGCGATTGCGTCGACGATCTGGTGATCGCGCCCGCCGACCTGTACGCCCGCATCCAGCCATACGCCGACCCGTTCGCGTTCGTCGCGGCGGAGCCCGTGGTCGCGCAACTCGCGCGCTGCCGTCACGACGACCTCGAACTCGCACAAACCATCACGCCCATGCTCGCGTTGCAATACGGCAGCGTGTGCGTGCTGCCCGACGAACCGTGGGCGCGACGCGTGCGCGGCGTGTTCGCGAACCTGCTCGCGAACGAAGAGCCCACGCGCGCGCACGCCGTGCTGAGCGTGAACGCGGACGGCAACTACGCCGTGAGCGTGCGCGCGCCGCTCCGCAAGCCACAAGGCGCCGACGAAGTCTGCCGCGCATTTCCGGGCGGCAACGGGCGCGTGGGCGCGGCGGGCATCGATTGCCTCGACGCGAAACGAATCGACGCGTTCGTGACCGCGTTCGCGCGCGTATTCGGCCGCGCGAAAGTCTAG
- a CDS encoding TIGR00366 family protein: protein MIQRISSFFTGVVHRVLPDPLIFAIFLTVVTFVLAFALTPQPPEALVLMWGSGFWNLLAFAMQMVLILVTGHALASSGPVKRLLVALASCARTPAQGVMLVAFVGAVACAINWGFGLVLGAMFSREVARRVRGADYRLLVAAAYMGFLTWHGGLSGSVPLVAATKGNPMEKAVGLIPVSQTIFTGYNAFITIGLIVLLPILVRLMMPKPEDVVSVDPALLEDPPSVERKLGPDATFAERIEESRALSLLVAALCFVFLGVRFHTKGFSLDIDTVNLVFLAAGLVLHKTPMAYARAVGAAAKGASGIMIQFPFYAGIQALMDHSGLAGVITKWFVDIANVHTFPLLVFLSSALINFAVPSGGGHWVVQGPFVMPAAQALGADLGKSAMAIAYGEAWTNMAQPFWALPALAIAGLGVRDIMGYCVTTLLFSGVVFVAGMYLF, encoded by the coding sequence GTGATTCAGCGCATTTCCAGTTTCTTTACCGGCGTCGTGCATCGGGTATTGCCGGACCCGCTCATTTTCGCCATTTTCCTGACCGTCGTGACGTTCGTGCTGGCATTCGCGCTCACGCCGCAGCCGCCCGAAGCGCTGGTCCTCATGTGGGGTTCGGGCTTCTGGAACCTGCTCGCGTTCGCGATGCAGATGGTCCTGATTCTGGTCACGGGCCACGCGCTGGCCAGTTCCGGTCCGGTCAAGCGCCTGCTGGTCGCGCTTGCGAGCTGCGCGCGCACGCCGGCGCAGGGCGTGATGCTGGTGGCGTTCGTGGGCGCGGTCGCTTGCGCGATCAACTGGGGCTTCGGCCTCGTGCTAGGCGCGATGTTCTCGCGCGAAGTCGCGCGACGCGTGCGCGGCGCGGACTATCGCCTGCTGGTCGCGGCGGCGTACATGGGCTTTCTGACGTGGCATGGCGGTCTCTCGGGCTCGGTGCCGCTGGTCGCCGCCACCAAGGGCAACCCGATGGAAAAGGCCGTTGGCCTGATCCCCGTTTCGCAGACGATCTTCACCGGCTACAACGCCTTCATCACGATCGGCCTGATCGTGCTGCTGCCGATTCTCGTGCGCCTGATGATGCCGAAGCCCGAAGACGTGGTTTCAGTCGATCCGGCGCTGCTCGAAGATCCGCCGAGCGTCGAGCGCAAGCTCGGCCCGGACGCCACCTTCGCCGAGCGCATTGAGGAAAGCCGCGCGCTCTCGTTGCTGGTCGCCGCACTGTGCTTCGTGTTCCTCGGCGTGCGTTTCCACACGAAGGGCTTCTCGCTCGACATCGACACGGTCAACCTCGTGTTCCTCGCCGCGGGCCTCGTGCTCCACAAGACGCCGATGGCCTATGCGCGCGCCGTGGGCGCCGCCGCGAAGGGCGCGTCGGGCATCATGATCCAGTTCCCCTTCTACGCCGGCATTCAGGCGTTGATGGACCACTCGGGTCTCGCGGGCGTGATCACGAAGTGGTTCGTGGATATCGCCAACGTGCACACGTTTCCGCTGCTCGTGTTCCTCAGCTCGGCCCTGATCAACTTCGCGGTGCCCTCGGGCGGCGGCCACTGGGTCGTGCAGGGCCCGTTCGTGATGCCGGCGGCGCAGGCGCTGGGCGCGGATCTCGGCAAGTCGGCGATGGCGATCGCTTACGGCGAAGCCTGGACCAACATGGCGC
- a CDS encoding TetR/AcrR family transcriptional regulator, with protein MTSAPRGKRRPAPIDVRKRPMQRRSAATVEAILEAAARILEQGGLAGYTTNAIAERAGVSVGSLYQYFPNRDALTAALIERESAPLLAAAEVASTASSCEAVLRGLIRAAVAHQMHRPELARLLDFEERRLPLDERDARVGERIHATLMRAFDLPDAPRLEDRQTAVDDVFAIVRGMIDAAGARGEIHAEALEARVTRAVVGYLWRSESGD; from the coding sequence ATGACCTCAGCGCCTCGCGGCAAACGCCGCCCAGCCCCGATCGACGTGCGCAAGCGGCCGATGCAGCGCCGTTCCGCCGCCACCGTCGAGGCGATCCTCGAAGCCGCGGCTCGCATTCTGGAGCAGGGCGGCCTCGCCGGTTACACGACCAATGCCATCGCCGAGCGCGCGGGCGTGAGCGTCGGCTCGCTTTATCAGTACTTTCCCAATCGCGACGCGCTCACCGCCGCGCTCATCGAGCGCGAGAGCGCGCCGCTGCTCGCGGCGGCGGAAGTGGCGTCCACGGCATCGAGTTGCGAAGCGGTGTTGCGCGGGCTGATCCGCGCGGCCGTGGCGCATCAGATGCATCGGCCGGAACTGGCGCGGCTGCTCGATTTCGAGGAGCGCCGCTTGCCGCTCGACGAACGCGACGCGCGCGTGGGCGAGCGCATACACGCCACGCTGATGCGCGCGTTCGACCTGCCGGATGCGCCGCGCCTCGAAGACCGGCAAACCGCCGTCGACGACGTGTTCGCGATCGTGCGCGGCATGATCGACGCGGCGGGCGCGCGTGGCGAAATCCACGCCGAGGCGCTGGAAGCGCGCGTCACACGCGCGGTGGTGGGCTATTTGTGGCGCAGCGAAAGCGGCGATTGA
- a CDS encoding aldo/keto reductase, with protein sequence MRYNSLGRTGLFVSELCLGTMTFGGGAGIWNQIGDLQQAEAERLVGRAIDAGINFIDTADVYSQGVSEQITGQALKNLKVPRDQVVVATKVFSEMGKSPNERGASRYHIMDGVKASLKRLQLDHIDLYQIHGFDPATPIEETVRALDTLVQHGHVRYVGVSNWAAWQIMKALGIAHHHGLARFESLQAYYTIAGRDLERELAPMLRSEGLGLMVWSPLAGGLLSGKYGREQQGEAGSRRTTFDFPPVNRDRAWDCVDAMRPIAEKKGVSVAQIALAWLLHQRAVTTVIIGAKRVDQLDDNIAATQVTLSEEELAVLDDVSGLPAEYPGWMLARQGEYRREQIKQSRHGED encoded by the coding sequence ATGCGTTACAACTCTCTGGGCCGCACGGGCCTGTTCGTTTCGGAGCTTTGCCTCGGCACGATGACGTTCGGCGGCGGCGCGGGCATCTGGAACCAGATCGGCGATCTGCAGCAGGCGGAAGCCGAACGCCTCGTCGGCCGCGCCATCGACGCCGGTATCAATTTCATCGATACCGCCGACGTCTATTCACAAGGCGTGTCCGAGCAGATCACCGGCCAGGCGCTCAAGAATCTCAAGGTGCCGCGCGATCAGGTCGTGGTCGCGACCAAGGTGTTCAGCGAAATGGGCAAATCGCCGAACGAGCGCGGGGCGTCGCGCTATCACATCATGGACGGCGTGAAGGCGAGCCTGAAGCGCCTGCAACTCGACCACATCGACCTCTACCAGATTCACGGCTTCGATCCCGCCACGCCGATCGAGGAAACCGTGCGCGCGCTCGACACGCTCGTGCAGCACGGCCACGTGCGCTACGTGGGCGTGTCGAACTGGGCCGCGTGGCAGATCATGAAGGCGCTCGGCATTGCGCATCATCACGGGCTCGCGCGCTTCGAATCGCTACAGGCGTATTACACGATCGCGGGGCGCGACCTCGAACGCGAACTCGCGCCGATGCTGCGCAGCGAAGGCCTCGGGCTGATGGTCTGGAGCCCGCTCGCGGGCGGCCTGTTGAGCGGCAAGTACGGGCGCGAGCAGCAGGGCGAGGCGGGCAGCCGCCGCACGACGTTCGACTTTCCGCCCGTGAATCGCGACCGCGCGTGGGATTGCGTCGACGCAATGCGGCCGATCGCGGAAAAGAAGGGCGTTTCGGTGGCGCAGATCGCGCTCGCGTGGCTCTTGCATCAGCGCGCGGTAACAACGGTGATCATCGGCGCGAAACGCGTGGACCAGCTCGACGACAACATCGCCGCGACGCAAGTGACGCTCTCGGAAGAAGAACTCGCCGTGCTCGACGACGTGAGCGGCTTGCCGGCCGAATATCCGGGCTGGATGCTCGCGCGTCAGGGCGAGTACCGGCGCGAGCAGATCAAGCAGTCGCGCCACGGCGAAGACTGA
- a CDS encoding SH3 domain-containing protein: MRKQFVGVVFAGLGSLAGMLAAQPALAQSQAFTSTTVNVYAGPGGDYPVVAQVSGGVSLAVMGCVAGYSWCDVSLPNLRGWVYGSYLSYPWQGQRVPVPSYGATIGLPIVTFSLGAYWGNFYRDRPWYGNQGRWSHHPGPRPVPPPPIRPPRPHPPGHGAGRPPGGPRPPSHGAGPGPRPPGHGAGPGNGGARPPSHGGGRPPGGGGGRPPGGGGHGGGGGGGRPPGGGGGGGGGRPGG; the protein is encoded by the coding sequence ATGCGCAAGCAGTTTGTCGGTGTCGTATTCGCTGGATTGGGCAGTCTCGCGGGAATGCTCGCGGCGCAACCGGCGCTCGCGCAGTCGCAGGCGTTCACGAGCACGACCGTCAACGTCTATGCCGGTCCGGGCGGCGACTATCCCGTGGTGGCGCAGGTGTCGGGCGGCGTGTCGCTCGCGGTGATGGGCTGCGTGGCCGGCTATAGCTGGTGCGACGTGAGCCTGCCGAATCTGCGCGGCTGGGTGTACGGCAGCTATCTCAGCTACCCGTGGCAAGGCCAGCGCGTGCCCGTGCCGTCGTATGGTGCGACCATCGGCCTGCCGATCGTGACGTTCTCGCTGGGCGCCTATTGGGGCAACTTCTATCGCGACCGGCCGTGGTACGGTAACCAGGGGCGCTGGTCGCATCACCCGGGGCCGCGCCCGGTGCCGCCGCCGCCGATTCGGCCGCCGCGTCCGCATCCGCCGGGGCATGGCGCGGGCCGCCCGCCCGGTGGTCCGCGGCCGCCTTCGCACGGCGCGGGTCCCGGTCCCCGGCCGCCTGGTCACGGCGCAGGGCCCGGCAACGGCGGCGCGAGACCGCCCTCGCATGGCGGCGGGCGGCCGCCGGGTGGCGGTGGCGGGCGTCCGCCGGGCGGCGGCGGACATGGCGGCGGTGGCGGCGGTGGTCGCCCGCCGGGTGGTGGTGGTGGTGGCGGTGGCGGCCGGCCCGGCGGTTGA
- a CDS encoding RNA polymerase factor sigma-54: protein MPSIALQARQHLALTPRLQQAVRLLQLSSLEFQQELREALDTNPFLELTPSEAGEGAEVAEGAAGIGAGTTTTAEAPAMAGESASDAAMDGMPQDTSPYSDSSYESSYGDDGGGYSADYPSSMRSSSYRGGEDGDSDASDWVRVPVTLREQLHEALRLSPLDQLDRIAAQVVIEALDDDGYLRQDLAELAEVEGLGEEFDEDRLRVALRVVQTLDRPGIGARSLSECLALQLEAMPWDTPNRELALGIVSQHLERLARREHGELQRQLGCDAQSLQAAIALVRKLDPKPGNHYGRADGGYVIPDVIVRQVRGKWVVSVNPAIEPRARIHKLYAEMFARSDQTSRSPLAQQLQEARWLIRNAHKRCETILRVGECIVARQKAFFQYGEIALRPMLLRDVADELGLHESTVSRATGNKYMATPRGIFEFKRFFPRELETRTGGTCSAAAVRALIKEMIDAENPKDPLSDVVLTQELEKQGVQVARRTVTKYRQMMKLPAAEMRRQI, encoded by the coding sequence ATGCCTTCCATCGCATTACAAGCGCGTCAACATCTGGCGCTTACGCCGCGCCTTCAGCAGGCGGTGCGACTGCTGCAACTGTCGTCCCTCGAGTTCCAGCAGGAACTGCGCGAGGCACTCGACACCAATCCGTTCCTCGAGTTGACGCCGTCCGAAGCCGGTGAGGGCGCCGAAGTCGCGGAAGGCGCGGCCGGCATCGGCGCCGGTACGACCACGACCGCCGAAGCCCCGGCCATGGCCGGCGAAAGCGCCTCCGACGCCGCCATGGACGGCATGCCGCAAGACACGTCCCCGTACAGCGACAGCTCCTACGAGTCGTCGTATGGCGATGACGGCGGCGGTTATTCGGCCGATTACCCGTCGTCGATGCGCTCGTCGAGCTATCGCGGCGGCGAAGACGGCGATTCCGACGCCTCCGACTGGGTGCGCGTGCCGGTCACGCTGCGCGAACAATTGCACGAAGCACTGCGCCTCTCGCCGCTCGACCAGCTCGACCGCATCGCAGCGCAAGTCGTGATCGAAGCCCTCGACGACGACGGCTATCTGCGTCAGGACCTCGCCGAACTGGCGGAAGTCGAAGGCCTCGGCGAAGAATTCGACGAAGACCGCCTGCGTGTTGCGCTGCGTGTGGTGCAGACGCTCGACCGCCCGGGTATCGGCGCTCGCTCGCTCTCGGAATGCCTCGCGCTGCAACTCGAAGCGATGCCGTGGGACACGCCGAATCGTGAACTGGCTTTGGGCATCGTTTCGCAACATCTCGAACGTCTCGCGCGCCGCGAGCACGGCGAGCTGCAACGCCAGCTGGGCTGCGACGCGCAATCGCTCCAAGCCGCCATCGCGCTCGTGCGCAAGCTCGACCCGAAGCCGGGCAACCACTACGGTCGCGCCGACGGCGGCTACGTGATCCCGGACGTGATCGTGCGTCAGGTGCGCGGCAAGTGGGTCGTGAGCGTGAATCCGGCGATCGAGCCGCGCGCGCGTATCCACAAGCTCTACGCGGAAATGTTCGCGCGCTCGGACCAGACGAGCCGCTCGCCGCTCGCGCAGCAGCTTCAGGAAGCGCGCTGGTTGATCCGCAACGCGCACAAGCGCTGCGAAACGATCCTGCGCGTGGGCGAATGTATCGTTGCGCGTCAGAAGGCGTTCTTCCAGTACGGTGAAATCGCGCTGCGCCCGATGCTGCTGCGCGATGTCGCCGACGAACTCGGCTTGCACGAATCGACGGTTTCGCGCGCCACGGGCAACAAGTACATGGCCACGCCGCGCGGTATCTTCGAATTCAAGCGCTTCTTCCCGCGTGAGCTGGAAACGCGTACGGGCGGCACGTGTTCGGCCGCGGCGGTGCGCGCGCTGATCAAGGAAATGATCGACGCGGAAAACCCGAAGGATCCGCTCTCCGACGTCGTGCTGACGCAAGAACTCGAAAAGCAGGGCGTGCAGGTCGCACGCCGTACCGTCACGAAATATCGCCAGATGATGAAGCTGCCTGCGGCGGAGATGCGTCGTCAGATTTAA
- a CDS encoding transposase, translating to MSSRISPELTDAQWRSIEPLFHEIRTDGRRRGRPAHHPRLVFEGVLWVLATSSVWSKLPERYPDFRTCHRRFKLWFDAGLVHQAMERLYGEQGLAVCAAMNARMQPWRAPAGRKPRFPVAATLRWPLARPPVERSAD from the coding sequence ATGTCTTCCCGTATTTCCCCGGAGCTGACCGATGCGCAATGGCGCAGCATCGAGCCGCTCTTTCACGAAATCCGCACCGACGGCCGTCGCCGCGGTCGGCCCGCGCATCACCCGCGCCTGGTGTTCGAAGGCGTGCTCTGGGTGCTCGCCACCAGTTCGGTCTGGTCGAAGCTGCCCGAACGCTATCCCGATTTCCGCACCTGCCATCGCCGTTTCAAGCTGTGGTTCGACGCCGGCCTCGTGCATCAGGCCATGGAGCGCCTGTACGGCGAGCAGGGTCTCGCAGTGTGCGCGGCCATGAACGCGCGCATGCAGCCATGGCGCGCCCCGGCGGGTCGCAAGCCGCGCTTTCCCGTGGCGGCCACGCTGCGCTGGCCGTTGGCGCGTCCGCCCGTCGAGCGCTCGGCAGACTAA
- a CDS encoding DUF72 domain-containing protein produces the protein MAASSSSKARRGRIRVGIGGWIYEPWRGAFYPEGLAQRRELEYASRRLSTIEINSTYYGAQRPESFARWHDETPDDFVFSVKAPRFAMNRRVLAEAGPTIERFLTGGVLNLRDKLGPINWQIMPTKRFDPEDYARFLELLPESADGRPLRHALEVRHESFCTPEFVALARRRKAAIVVSGDSDYPQIADASAPFVYARIMGTAQQHGAGYTNADLDRWAERALAWASGETPGDLTTHAKTLAAPKAGRDVYLYVISGYKAHNPAAATALLERLGLTPEHEEMG, from the coding sequence ATGGCGGCCTCTTCCTCTTCAAAAGCCCGGCGCGGGCGCATTCGTGTCGGTATCGGCGGATGGATTTACGAGCCGTGGCGCGGCGCGTTCTACCCCGAGGGGCTCGCGCAGCGGCGCGAACTCGAATACGCGAGCCGGCGGCTCTCGACCATCGAGATCAATTCGACGTACTACGGCGCGCAGCGTCCGGAAAGCTTCGCGCGCTGGCACGACGAAACGCCCGACGACTTCGTGTTTTCCGTCAAGGCGCCGCGCTTCGCGATGAACCGCCGCGTGCTGGCCGAAGCCGGACCGACAATCGAACGTTTTCTGACAGGCGGCGTGCTGAACCTGCGCGACAAACTCGGGCCGATCAACTGGCAGATCATGCCGACCAAGCGGTTCGATCCGGAAGACTACGCCCGCTTTCTCGAACTCCTACCCGAAAGCGCCGATGGCCGCCCGCTGCGTCATGCGCTCGAAGTCCGCCACGAGAGTTTCTGCACGCCGGAGTTCGTCGCGCTCGCACGTCGACGTAAGGCAGCGATCGTCGTGTCGGGAGATTCCGACTATCCGCAGATCGCCGATGCGAGCGCGCCCTTCGTCTACGCGCGCATCATGGGCACCGCGCAGCAACACGGCGCGGGCTACACAAACGCCGATCTCGACCGCTGGGCCGAGCGCGCGCTGGCATGGGCGAGCGGCGAAACGCCGGGCGACCTGACCACGCACGCCAAGACGCTCGCCGCGCCGAAGGCCGGCCGCGACGTCTATCTCTATGTGATCAGCGGCTACAAGGCGCACAATCCGGCCGCCGCGACGGCGCTGCTGGAGCGGCTCGGGCTGACTCCGGAGCACGAGGAGATGGGTTGA